In Pleurocapsa sp. PCC 7319, the following are encoded in one genomic region:
- a CDS encoding GGDEF domain-containing protein: protein MGLKKTVLVVTILSILSSLIVAEIIVIICGKQLYLYNWIITIIIPAIVAPVMSYFQVKLIFEIDSLEKQVRKLVIYDQLTGAFNRSFFLERAKDIISTAKHENKWIYVIMMDLDKFKNINDRYGHQAGDLVLQKAGELCRKHLRKADYFGRYGGEEFILILKDCDQKEAIKVIERIRMSISNAQVEHENHNIIFTASFGISSSQIFADDPQENLSMLIKFADQALYEAKNNGRNCSVVYQYTK from the coding sequence ATGGGTTTAAAAAAAACTGTTTTAGTAGTTACAATATTATCTATATTATCATCTCTTATTGTTGCAGAAATCATTGTTATAATTTGTGGAAAGCAACTATATTTATACAATTGGATTATAACTATTATTATTCCTGCTATTGTTGCTCCTGTCATGTCTTATTTTCAAGTAAAGTTAATATTTGAAATTGATTCTCTTGAAAAACAAGTACGTAAGCTTGTCATTTACGATCAATTAACTGGAGCATTTAATAGAAGTTTTTTTCTTGAAAGAGCCAAAGATATTATTTCTACTGCTAAGCATGAAAATAAATGGATCTATGTCATTATGATGGACTTAGATAAATTTAAAAATATCAATGATAGATATGGACATCAAGCAGGAGATCTGGTTCTACAAAAGGCTGGTGAATTATGTAGAAAACATCTAAGAAAAGCAGATTATTTTGGCAGGTATGGGGGTGAAGAATTTATCTTGATTCTCAAAGATTGTGATCAAAAAGAAGCGATTAAAGTTATTGAAAGAATTCGGATGTCAATTAGTAATGCGCAAGTTGAACATGAAAATCATAATATAATATTTACAGCAAGTTTTGGTATATCTAGCTCTCAGATTTTTGCTGATGATCCACAAGAGAATTTGAGTATGCTAATTAAATTCGCCGATCAAGCATTGTATGAAGCTAAAAACAATGGCAGAAACTGTAGTGTGGTTTATCAATATACAAAGTAA
- a CDS encoding VanZ family protein → MIKYRSLIYWLLISSFASICFATIFPFNFTVPESLSWQSVFKQFYWATNIKDYIRNILLFIPLGIGLAGTISIKKFNYYQIIIITLFISAILSTNIELIQILLPSRFSSMSDIICNSLGGALGGILYCWRSDIIHFIYAILRGDTTQINLKQLAIVIASYCLVITLSIWFLKININLSNWDDDYYLAIGSEVTGKTAWKGYMTSLYICDRSLDNQEVIQAFEQTHTFFSQLPSLVTSLVFLDEQEKYSDNTQQLPDLVWQSELTLPQTNYVSNSLANSDDLDYQIHHNKTVSFKREKSLKTEFPAFSLNKKLKQSNEFSLSLTAASNRLKQVGPARIISLAESISERNLMIGQEKRNLTFRVRTPTTGDTAAQPEFIIPNIFDDYNLHQILITYTQGKLTFYIDQPSHQYNYEFRPSTTYVFYLPWTINGWRVNLRDFNLLQSQFTFYGIILLPLAILINASILLLISSNSPYSRTKLH, encoded by the coding sequence ATGATAAAATACCGCAGTTTAATTTATTGGTTGCTTATTTCTAGCTTTGCTAGTATATGTTTTGCAACAATTTTTCCCTTTAATTTTACTGTCCCAGAATCTTTATCCTGGCAAAGCGTATTTAAACAGTTTTATTGGGCTACTAATATCAAAGATTATATCAGAAATATTTTATTGTTTATTCCTTTGGGAATTGGTTTGGCTGGAACTATATCTATCAAAAAATTCAACTATTATCAAATTATTATTATTACTTTATTTATTAGTGCAATTTTATCTACCAATATTGAACTAATTCAGATTTTGTTGCCCAGTCGATTTTCTAGTATGTCTGATATTATTTGTAATAGTCTTGGTGGAGCTTTAGGAGGAATTCTATATTGTTGGCGTAGCGATATTATTCATTTTATTTATGCCATCTTGAGAGGAGATACTACACAAATAAATTTAAAGCAATTAGCCATTGTCATAGCAAGCTATTGTTTAGTAATTACATTGTCTATCTGGTTTTTAAAAATCAATATCAATCTGAGTAACTGGGATGATGATTACTATCTGGCAATTGGCAGTGAAGTTACAGGTAAGACTGCATGGAAAGGATATATGACCAGTTTATATATTTGCGATCGCAGTTTAGATAATCAAGAAGTAATTCAGGCATTTGAACAGACTCATACATTTTTTTCTCAATTACCTAGTTTAGTAACCTCATTAGTATTTCTTGATGAGCAAGAAAAATACAGTGACAATACTCAGCAATTACCTGACTTGGTTTGGCAAAGCGAATTGACTTTACCTCAAACAAATTATGTATCAAATAGCTTGGCTAATAGTGATGATCTTGACTATCAGATACATCACAATAAAACTGTTTCATTTAAGCGAGAAAAAAGCTTGAAAACTGAGTTTCCTGCCTTTTCACTGAACAAAAAGCTAAAACAATCTAATGAATTTAGTTTGAGTTTAACTGCAGCGAGTAACCGCTTAAAACAGGTCGGTCCTGCAAGGATTATTTCTTTAGCAGAAAGTATATCTGAGCGTAATTTGATGATAGGACAAGAAAAAAGAAATTTAACTTTTCGTGTACGAACACCCACTACAGGAGATACTGCTGCTCAACCAGAATTTATCATTCCTAATATCTTCGATGATTACAATTTACACCAAATATTAATTACTTATACCCAAGGGAAGTTGACTTTTTACATCGATCAACCAAGCCATCAATACAACTATGAATTTAGACCATCGACTACCTATGTGTTTTATCTTCCTTGGACAATTAATGGATGGCGAGTTAATCTGCGGGACTTTAACCTTTTACAATCGCAGTTTACTTTTTATGGAATTATTTTGTTGCCTTTAGCAATCTTGATTAATGCATCAATATTGTTATTAATCAGTTCCAATTCACCATATAGCCGTACAAAGTTACATTAG
- a CDS encoding DevA family ABC transporter ATP-binding protein produces the protein MSTYKSTAKVVNIQNLNHFFGEGKLKKQILFDIDLVLNSGEVIILKGPSGSGKTTLLTLMGGLRSAQSGSLKVFGEELVGAKKNKLVQTRKNIGYIFQAHNLLASLTAKQNVQMSLELHDEIKSSEVEQRAIALLSSVGLEEHIDYHPQNLSGGQKQRVAIARALVSHPKIVLADEPTAALDSKSGRDVVELMQQLAREQGCTILIVTHDNRILDVADRIVELEDGRITLDTQQ, from the coding sequence ATGAGTACCTACAAATCAACAGCAAAAGTCGTAAATATTCAAAACTTAAATCATTTTTTTGGTGAAGGCAAGTTAAAAAAGCAAATATTATTTGATATTGATTTAGTACTTAATTCGGGAGAAGTAATTATCTTAAAAGGACCTTCTGGTTCGGGAAAAACTACTTTATTAACTCTCATGGGTGGATTACGATCGGCGCAATCAGGTAGTCTCAAGGTATTTGGAGAGGAGTTAGTGGGAGCCAAGAAAAACAAGCTAGTACAAACTAGAAAAAATATTGGCTATATTTTCCAAGCGCATAATTTACTAGCTTCTTTAACGGCGAAACAAAATGTGCAGATGTCCTTGGAATTACATGACGAAATTAAAAGTTCGGAAGTGGAACAAAGAGCGATCGCTTTGCTATCGTCTGTTGGTTTAGAGGAACATATCGATTATCATCCCCAGAATCTCTCAGGAGGTCAAAAACAACGGGTTGCGATCGCTCGTGCCTTAGTTTCCCATCCCAAAATAGTCTTAGCTGATGAACCTACAGCAGCATTGGATAGTAAATCTGGACGAGATGTAGTGGAATTAATGCAGCAATTAGCCAGAGAACAAGGCTGTACTATTTTGATTGTGACTCACGATAATCGTATTCTCGATGTTGCTGATCGCATTGTTGAACTAGAAGACGGCAGAATTACCCTCGATACTCAACAGTGA
- a CDS encoding amino acid ABC transporter substrate-binding protein, whose protein sequence is MNRQIRLFLINSLLIFGLSSPVNAETVLEQIQRTGILRIAIREDAAPFGYLDDNGKLQGYCLDFFALLRQRLISNLERNTLSIKLLKSNSRNRFTLVRNNIVDLECGPNTIRSDIPEQTSFSDVFFVTGTQFLIKKNNRVNLKIQQNLAKIQPDLADLRIGVIGNTTTEEFIKDRYPSATLLKLSGVTGRVRGIQAVRQGRIDAMVSDGILLRAEAQQLGLSATEYPLIPETPLTCDRYGMIIKGQDSQWQDFINSVINSSAATELYNSWFGRLFSYTQAAEDFCDLEKLP, encoded by the coding sequence ATGAATCGCCAAATTAGGTTGTTTTTAATCAATAGTTTATTAATATTTGGCTTATCATCACCCGTTAATGCTGAAACTGTACTAGAGCAAATTCAACGTACTGGAATTTTAAGAATTGCCATCAGAGAAGATGCTGCTCCATTTGGGTATTTAGATGATAATGGTAAATTACAAGGATATTGCTTAGACTTCTTTGCTCTGTTGCGACAGCGGTTAATTAGCAATTTAGAGCGTAATACCTTAAGTATTAAACTACTAAAGTCTAACTCTAGAAACCGCTTCACTCTGGTTAGGAATAATATTGTGGATTTAGAATGTGGTCCTAATACTATTCGCTCCGATATTCCTGAACAGACTAGTTTTTCCGATGTTTTTTTTGTTACGGGAACTCAATTTTTAATCAAGAAAAATAATCGCGTTAATCTTAAAATACAGCAAAATTTAGCTAAAATTCAGCCAGATTTAGCAGATTTAAGAATTGGTGTCATTGGTAATACTACCACAGAAGAATTTATCAAAGACCGTTATCCTTCGGCAACGCTACTCAAACTTAGTGGAGTTACAGGGAGAGTTAGAGGGATACAAGCTGTAAGGCAGGGTAGAATTGATGCTATGGTGAGCGATGGCATTTTGTTGAGAGCTGAAGCGCAACAATTAGGATTATCTGCTACTGAATATCCCTTAATACCCGAGACCCCTTTGACATGCGATCGCTATGGAATGATCATTAAAGGTCAGGACTCTCAGTGGCAAGATTTTATTAATTCTGTAATCAATAGTTCAGCAGCAACAGAATTGTATAACTCTTGGTTTGGTCGGCTATTTAGCTATACTCAAGCTGCTGAAGATTTCTGTGATTTGGAAAAATTACCATAA
- the devC gene encoding ABC transporter permease DevC — MKTPLSWLQLSHEKARLLIALAGIGFADMLMFIQLGFQAALFDSSVTFHKALQGDIFLMSPQSDALGFTEPFSERRLYQSAAVDQVESVVPIYLNYGSWKNPIERNTRTILTIGFNPAQNPVNFPGIKENIDQIKLPDVVLFDKQSRAEFGAIAELLQQNGTVKAEVSSRKVTVRGLFSMGASFAADGNIITSDTNFLRLFDDRQKGLIDVGIINLKPGTDIELAKANLKAKLPQDVEIFDREEFIQEEISYWQNATAIGFIFTLGTAIGFVVGTVIVYQILYTDVANHLSEYATLKAMGYRDSYFVILVFQEAVILAVLGFLPGYAIATGLYSLAAGATALPLAMTVNRATTVLILTVIMCCASGSVAVRKLSAADPADIF, encoded by the coding sequence ATGAAAACTCCTCTTTCTTGGTTACAGTTAAGCCATGAAAAAGCCCGTTTATTAATTGCTTTAGCGGGGATTGGTTTTGCTGATATGCTGATGTTTATTCAGCTAGGTTTTCAGGCAGCTTTGTTTGATAGTAGCGTTACTTTTCATAAAGCGTTGCAGGGTGATATATTTCTGATGAGTCCTCAGTCTGATGCTTTAGGCTTTACTGAACCTTTTTCTGAAAGACGCTTGTATCAATCAGCGGCAGTTGACCAGGTAGAATCAGTAGTTCCTATTTATCTTAATTATGGCTCTTGGAAAAATCCTATAGAGCGCAATACTCGCACTATTTTAACTATTGGTTTTAATCCGGCTCAAAATCCGGTCAACTTTCCAGGAATCAAAGAAAATATTGACCAGATCAAACTTCCTGATGTAGTTTTATTCGATAAGCAATCGCGGGCAGAATTTGGCGCAATTGCCGAATTACTACAACAAAATGGAACAGTAAAAGCGGAAGTCTCTTCTCGTAAAGTGACAGTGCGGGGATTATTTTCCATGGGTGCTTCTTTTGCTGCTGATGGCAATATTATTACCAGTGATACTAACTTTTTACGTTTATTTGACGATCGCCAAAAGGGATTGATTGATGTCGGGATTATCAACCTCAAACCAGGAACGGATATAGAATTAGCGAAAGCTAACCTCAAGGCTAAATTACCCCAAGATGTCGAAATATTTGATCGCGAGGAATTTATTCAGGAAGAAATATCTTACTGGCAAAATGCTACTGCCATTGGCTTTATTTTTACTTTAGGTACAGCAATTGGTTTTGTGGTTGGTACAGTTATTGTTTACCAAATTCTCTATACTGATGTGGCAAATCACTTATCAGAGTATGCCACTCTCAAAGCAATGGGATACAGAGATAGTTATTTTGTAATTTTAGTATTTCAAGAAGCGGTAATTTTGGCCGTATTAGGTTTTTTACCAGGCTATGCGATCGCAACTGGATTATATAGTCTGGCAGCAGGAGCAACGGCTTTACCTCTAGCCATGACGGTTAATCGAGCAACAACTGTCTTAATTCTTACCGTTATTATGTGCTGTGCTTCTGGTAGTGTTGCTGTCAGAAAATTAAGCGCAGCAGATCCTGCTGACATTTTTTAA
- a CDS encoding VanZ family protein, giving the protein MIGYRRWGWLLLVASLSCICIATIFPFEFSIPEGLSWQFVIEEFNFGSSVKDYLQNILLFIPLGISLGIVLTPKQPKVWIILGSLFTSAILSTTIELTQFLLPTRVSNLTDIIYNSLGGTLGGVLYYWRIHIIQFFSGILTGNPHKLSLKSLLIAIVSYCSLVILGIWVLLISVNLSNWDEDYYLAIGNEVTGDRPWNGYIQSLYICDRSLNQQEVTKVFDYPDSFFSQLPSLVTSLEFHDYRNLDQDQSQQLPDLTWQKTLSLSAIDNSSDNLAKNIGNKKHLNQTVLFSQERWLKTEEPAVSLNSKLKDTDEFSISLILATNKINQFGPARIISLSDGIYAQNMIIGQQRSDFNFRIRTPITGSNATQPEFIIPNIFSDQSFHHILITFSKKKLRFYIDQPENQYFFEFTPATSFLIYFPWEKRPWIINLQDFDLLKYQQLFYTIIIIPLAILIIILIYYLLIKYLLFK; this is encoded by the coding sequence ATGATAGGCTATCGGCGCTGGGGTTGGTTATTACTTGTTGCTAGTTTATCCTGTATCTGTATCGCAACAATATTTCCCTTTGAATTTTCCATTCCAGAAGGATTATCTTGGCAATTTGTTATTGAGGAGTTTAATTTTGGTAGTAGTGTTAAAGATTATTTGCAGAATATTCTCTTGTTTATTCCTTTGGGGATTAGTTTAGGAATAGTTCTTACTCCCAAACAACCAAAAGTTTGGATAATATTAGGCAGTTTATTCACTAGTGCTATTTTATCTACTACTATCGAGCTGACTCAGTTTTTGCTACCAACTCGTGTTTCTAACCTAACAGATATTATTTATAACAGTCTGGGTGGAACTTTAGGAGGAGTTTTATACTATTGGCGCATCCATATTATTCAGTTTTTTAGTGGAATCTTGACTGGGAATCCTCATAAACTGAGCTTAAAATCTTTGCTAATTGCTATAGTAAGCTATTGTTCCCTAGTTATTCTAGGGATTTGGGTGTTATTGATTAGTGTTAATTTATCCAATTGGGATGAAGATTATTATCTAGCAATTGGTAATGAGGTAACAGGCGATCGCCCTTGGAATGGATATATTCAGAGTCTTTATATTTGCGATCGCAGTTTAAATCAGCAAGAAGTAACCAAAGTTTTTGACTATCCAGATTCTTTTTTTTCTCAGTTACCAAGTTTAGTAACATCTTTAGAATTTCACGATTATCGGAATCTTGATCAAGATCAAAGTCAGCAGCTTCCCGATTTAACATGGCAAAAGACATTATCTTTATCGGCGATAGATAATAGTTCTGATAATTTGGCAAAAAATATAGGTAATAAAAAACATCTCAATCAAACAGTATTATTCAGTCAAGAACGATGGCTAAAAACTGAGGAACCAGCAGTTTCATTAAATAGCAAATTAAAAGACACTGACGAATTTAGTATCAGCTTAATTCTTGCTACTAATAAAATTAATCAATTTGGACCAGCTAGAATCATCTCTCTATCTGATGGCATCTATGCCCAAAATATGATTATTGGACAACAGAGAAGTGATTTTAATTTTCGTATCCGAACCCCGATCACAGGGAGTAATGCTACTCAACCAGAATTTATTATCCCGAATATATTTAGCGATCAAAGTTTTCATCATATTTTAATTACTTTTTCCAAGAAAAAATTAAGATTTTATATCGATCAACCTGAAAATCAATATTTTTTTGAATTTACTCCGGCAACTAGTTTTTTAATATATTTTCCTTGGGAGAAACGACCCTGGATAATTAATTTACAAGACTTTGACCTTTTAAAATACCAGCAATTATTCTATACAATAATCATCATTCCCTTAGCGATTTTAATTATTATACTGATATATTATTTGCTGATTAAATATTTACTATTTAAATGA
- a CDS encoding TetR/AcrR family transcriptional regulator translates to MALTKTDWINAGWLLMANQGVAAVKVEVLARQLEVSKGSFYWHFKNRQELLEGILQRWENETLWLIEESQQEPTPKEQIVKLFTLAEELCNQPDPETAIVIWANQEPAVQDRVRIVETMRVNYLNQLLQDYGFDAVEARHKAEIGYFAFIGFWERTERDQEFDLSFKEFGEFLISLLLSPVKKMNK, encoded by the coding sequence TTGGCTTTAACAAAAACAGACTGGATTAATGCCGGATGGCTACTTATGGCAAATCAAGGAGTCGCCGCCGTCAAAGTGGAAGTATTAGCTCGTCAATTGGAGGTAAGTAAAGGTAGTTTTTATTGGCATTTTAAAAACCGCCAAGAATTACTCGAAGGAATTTTGCAGCGTTGGGAAAATGAAACTTTGTGGCTAATTGAAGAATCACAACAAGAGCCTACTCCTAAAGAGCAGATCGTCAAACTATTTACTTTGGCAGAGGAATTGTGCAACCAGCCCGATCCCGAAACAGCTATTGTTATTTGGGCAAATCAAGAGCCAGCAGTACAAGATCGAGTACGCATTGTCGAAACTATGCGGGTTAACTATCTGAATCAATTGCTGCAAGACTATGGTTTTGATGCAGTAGAAGCAAGACATAAAGCAGAGATCGGCTACTTCGCTTTTATAGGTTTTTGGGAGCGTACTGAAAGAGATCAGGAATTCGATCTCAGCTTTAAAGAGTTTGGTGAATTTTTAATCAGCTTGCTGTTATCTCCAGTGAAAAAGATGAATAAATAA
- a CDS encoding TAXI family TRAP transporter solute-binding subunit, giving the protein MKRKSFIQMLVASALFSPIISSGCSNNQSQTSDSDTELDTSDPELSAPDAASENQSLILTTATTGGTYYPVGVAIATLISQETPLKMNAIDSAGSAENIQLLKNQEADLAILQALFSEMAWSGKGQYEGQPEQQFRSITMLWPNVEHFIVKSKAVETGNIQDLENYKGKAFSIGKRGSGTETSGKTILQGLGFDVESDFRPEHMGYSESAEAMQNGRIEAMNIPAGPPASAVSQTYASMGADQITVLEFTPEQLNKINGVFPVWQPYTIEAGVYPNQQQPIQTIAQPNLLAVHPDIDSGTVYQITKTIYENLPKLKQFHQATQEMDLNAAISGLTTPLHPGAIQYYQEKGLTIPEHLSIA; this is encoded by the coding sequence ATGAAACGCAAATCTTTTATTCAAATGCTTGTCGCTAGTGCTTTATTTTCCCCGATAATTAGCTCTGGATGTAGTAATAATCAATCACAAACAAGCGATAGCGATACAGAACTAGATACCTCTGACCCTGAATTATCAGCCCCAGATGCTGCGTCAGAAAATCAATCTTTGATTCTGACTACAGCTACTACTGGAGGGACATACTATCCAGTAGGGGTAGCGATCGCTACTTTAATTAGCCAAGAAACACCCCTAAAGATGAACGCGATTGATTCGGCAGGTTCGGCAGAAAACATTCAGTTACTCAAAAACCAGGAAGCAGATCTAGCGATCTTACAGGCTCTATTCAGTGAGATGGCGTGGTCGGGTAAAGGTCAATATGAGGGTCAACCCGAACAACAATTTCGTTCGATAACTATGCTCTGGCCTAATGTAGAACATTTTATTGTTAAGAGTAAAGCAGTTGAGACTGGTAATATTCAAGATCTTGAAAATTATAAAGGTAAGGCTTTCTCAATTGGTAAGCGAGGTTCAGGAACAGAAACTTCTGGTAAAACTATTCTTCAAGGTTTAGGGTTTGATGTTGAATCAGATTTTCGTCCCGAGCATATGGGATATTCTGAATCAGCAGAAGCAATGCAAAACGGTCGAATTGAAGCGATGAATATTCCTGCCGGACCTCCAGCCTCCGCGGTATCTCAGACCTATGCCTCTATGGGAGCAGATCAAATTACGGTTTTAGAGTTTACCCCCGAACAATTGAACAAGATCAATGGGGTTTTTCCAGTATGGCAGCCATACACTATAGAAGCGGGGGTTTATCCTAATCAGCAACAGCCAATTCAAACTATTGCTCAACCTAATTTATTGGCGGTTCATCCGGATATAGATAGCGGTACAGTTTATCAAATTACTAAAACAATTTACGAGAATTTGCCCAAATTGAAGCAATTTCATCAAGCAACTCAAGAAATGGACTTAAATGCCGCGATTTCTGGTTTGACTACACCGCTACATCCGGGAGCGATTCAATATTATCAAGAAAAAGGATTAACAATACCCGAGCACCTGAGCATAGCATAG
- a CDS encoding sulfotransferase domain-containing protein, with protein sequence MNTTLVERVINKSVRIATNPIRIMPSFIITGAKKCGTTSLFHYLSEHPNIGAPIKKEISYFDINFAKGNQWYKSFFPISLPGNESPYLITGEATANYICHPQAPQRIAKILPQVKLIALLRNPVDRAYSHYHHTKRIGREDLSFEEALKQEDFRVKQIEQIENNSFNFISNHHGAYNYTYLSSGLYAEQLENWFAHFDEKQFLILKSEDYFSHPEIIFQQVLDFLELPNWSPKRFKKYNYNAYPQKMDSNTRKHLIEYFQPHNEKLYELLGVDFGWNK encoded by the coding sequence ATGAACACTACATTAGTCGAACGGGTAATTAATAAGTCAGTGAGAATCGCCACTAATCCGATTAGAATTATGCCCAGTTTTATCATTACTGGTGCTAAGAAATGTGGTACAACTTCTCTATTTCATTATTTGAGTGAACATCCTAATATAGGAGCACCAATTAAGAAAGAAATTTCTTATTTTGATATAAACTTTGCCAAAGGGAACCAATGGTATAAAAGTTTTTTCCCCATATCATTACCTGGAAATGAATCGCCATATTTAATTACAGGAGAAGCAACCGCTAATTATATTTGTCATCCCCAAGCCCCTCAAAGAATTGCCAAGATTTTACCCCAAGTTAAGCTAATAGCATTACTCAGAAATCCAGTTGATCGAGCTTACTCGCATTATCACCACACTAAAAGAATTGGTAGAGAAGACCTTTCTTTTGAAGAAGCTCTCAAGCAAGAAGATTTTAGAGTTAAACAAATCGAACAAATTGAAAACAATAGTTTTAATTTTATTAGTAATCATCACGGGGCTTATAATTATACCTATTTATCTTCAGGATTATATGCAGAACAGCTAGAAAACTGGTTTGCTCATTTTGATGAAAAACAATTCTTGATTTTAAAAAGCGAAGATTATTTTAGTCATCCTGAGATAATCTTCCAACAGGTACTTGATTTTCTAGAATTACCTAATTGGTCTCCTAAACGATTTAAAAAATATAACTATAACGCCTATCCTCAAAAAATGGATTCTAATACTAGAAAACATTTGATTGAATATTTCCAACCACATAACGAAAAATTATATGAGCTGTTAGGAGTTGATTTTGGTTGGAATAAATAG
- a CDS encoding ABC exporter membrane fusion protein, with translation MDRLKKLPLNNQLIIISCLAGLALVSATTIYTLSQTATQEETETVQLQPINAVTALGRIEPQGKMIQLSPSPDLGGAKIAKLLVEEGDRVKSGQTIALVDNYRRASAAVELARQELKIAKADLAIIQAGAKQGDIDAQAANLKQVKARLEGEIAADRAEIARLQAQLRTEISEKQATRDRLKAELQNAASEFKRYQKLAQEGVISESELDSRRLAVDTAQKAVAEAQASYNRTLDTLQQQINQAQAIALQNKSTLQEQILEAEATLDSIGEVREVDVIKAQSEVDRAIAALQQAEEDLELTSVKAPTDGQIIKITTYPGEIVGDDGVVEFAQTSRMMVVAEVYESDIRKVKLGQTAYIKSETGAFKGEVTGKVSQIGLKIGKQDVLNTDPAADVDSRVVEVNIHLDAETSSRISHLTNSKAMVKINL, from the coding sequence ATGGATAGACTTAAAAAATTACCACTAAATAACCAATTAATTATTATCTCTTGTTTGGCTGGATTAGCACTTGTCAGCGCGACAACTATATATACCTTAAGTCAAACTGCTACTCAAGAAGAAACTGAAACGGTTCAGCTTCAGCCAATTAATGCCGTAACAGCATTGGGGAGAATTGAACCTCAGGGAAAGATGATACAGCTTTCTCCCTCACCAGATCTAGGAGGAGCAAAAATAGCTAAGCTACTAGTAGAAGAGGGCGATCGCGTTAAATCAGGACAAACTATTGCTTTAGTAGATAATTATAGGCGTGCCAGTGCAGCGGTAGAGTTAGCACGTCAAGAACTGAAAATAGCTAAAGCCGACTTAGCCATCATTCAAGCAGGAGCCAAACAAGGAGATATCGACGCTCAAGCAGCCAATCTCAAACAAGTTAAGGCACGGCTAGAAGGAGAGATTGCAGCAGATCGAGCAGAAATAGCTCGGTTACAAGCACAACTCCGTACAGAAATCTCAGAAAAACAGGCAACAAGAGATCGCCTCAAGGCAGAATTACAGAACGCAGCAAGTGAGTTCAAACGTTACCAAAAATTAGCCCAAGAAGGTGTAATCTCAGAATCAGAATTAGATTCTCGCCGTTTAGCAGTAGATACAGCCCAAAAAGCGGTTGCTGAAGCCCAGGCTAGTTATAATCGGACCCTCGATACTCTGCAACAACAAATCAATCAAGCTCAAGCGATCGCGCTTCAAAATAAAAGCACTCTTCAAGAACAAATTCTAGAAGCAGAAGCTACTCTAGATAGCATTGGTGAAGTCAGGGAAGTAGATGTAATTAAAGCCCAGTCCGAAGTAGACAGAGCGATCGCCGCTCTACAACAAGCTGAAGAAGACTTAGAACTTACTAGCGTCAAAGCACCTACAGATGGACAAATCATCAAAATTACTACTTATCCTGGAGAAATAGTTGGCGACGATGGAGTAGTAGAATTTGCTCAAACCAGCAGGATGATGGTGGTTGCTGAAGTCTATGAAAGTGATATTCGCAAAGTCAAACTGGGACAAACCGCCTACATCAAGAGTGAAACAGGAGCGTTTAAGGGAGAAGTTACAGGTAAAGTTAGTCAAATTGGTTTAAAAATTGGCAAACAAGATGTCTTAAATACCGATCCTGCTGCTGATGTCGATAGCAGAGTAGTAGAGGTCAACATACACCTCGATGCTGAAACTAGTAGTCGAATTTCTCATCTAACTAATTCCAAAGCGATGGTCAAGATTAATTTATAG